Within the Triplophysa dalaica isolate WHDGS20190420 chromosome 2, ASM1584641v1, whole genome shotgun sequence genome, the region GCCCAATGATGTTCCTGTTTACCAGTGTGGTCTTGTCCATTATCTCAGCACTGTGCTTGGCCACCACTGCATCCAAGAAATCATATTTTGCTGACAAAGTGCCGCTCTCGAATAGGTACTTAAACAGGTAAGAAAAGGCCACGTTGCTTAGGAATGAGGCCAGCATGGAAATGGTCTTAAAGGGAAACCTCTGCATCACTAGGTATTCCACTTCGTGGGTAACGTGGTGAACCTTTTCCTCAATGGTCCATCCAGGGTAGTAGATAAATGGAGGCAGTTTGAGATAAGGTTCCCCTCCGCCAATGCGCAGGATCAACCCAAATATGTATCCAGCTATGGAGCCGTAAGTGTTGGTGCCACGGACAAAGAGAACGCTAATAAGTTGGGGGAAGATGATGACATAGACCAGATCAGAGCTCAGGTACCATAAACCATAAACGGTCCCAGTCAGAAGAGCCATGGCTGTCGCAAGAGCTCCAAACACAAAAATAGTGATCCGCATGACCCACACAATCTCACGGTCGGAAGCCTGAAGGAAATCAGCAGGAAAATGTGTAAGAAACCAAAATGTGGGAAATTGATTCATAAGTACTAAGGGTTTCTGGTTTTATTAAAGGAATTTGGCTTTTTAGAAAGTTTATTGCAATTGACTGTTTTACAATATGCTGATACCAAAATTTAATATCATCTGAAATATCCATTATATTAtctacatatacagtatatgcaactCTTATTTTCACCCAAGTCATTTTCCATGGATGTTTATTGACGTCTGTATCAAACTCTCACCGTTTGGCGGAAAGCAAGCTGGTAGATGTTCCTAGCGAACATAGAGCTGGCCGATAGGATGGATGAGTCAgctgatgacatcactgcagCAGAAACTGCCCCCAGACCAAAAAAGGATATATAGCTTGGACACAGGTGCTGTAACACGATTGGTAAGATCATGTCAGACTGGTCCTTTTGCATTGGAGGAATTGGTCCGTAGGACGTCTGATTCCAGTCTGTAGAGAAGAACACACTTACTATACACTCTGAAAAACTATACAATCTAAAATCTAAGATAGTAATTATTGATAACATTCAATTATACATTCTTTTTACATGCAATCCAAAAGCAACAAGTCTGTGCTTGATTGGGGTAATAAGTGACTGACTGTGTCTTTGATGCTGTGAGGCTGTTGATTAAATCTGGTTGCTGTATGCCTCCCTCAGATGTAATATTTACAGGTTTCACTTCGTTAAACGGATAATCTGTCAATAATGTATGAGCGAGACCAGCTGTTGTTATTTACTAGTTTCTTTAGTGATCTGAAGGGAACATGGTTTCCACCCGGGGCTGATACAGCCTTTGGAACAGCTACCAGAACACACCATAGCGAATCAAACAGTTGCCCCAATAAAGAGAAAGCCACAGTGATTAGATAATTAAAATTACTGTAAGTATTCATGTGCTCGACGGGAAAATCTGTTTAAAGGCTTTaggacacatttaaaaaaattcttatcACAGGTGCACATTTATGATTTGACTGAGCggtaaataaagaataaagttCATGTTTAGGAGCAGATTATTAGCGGGTTTAAGGTTCAATGTTGAAGCCGAAGCAGAAAAGGcagaaagaacacattttacTACAAGAGCTGAACAGAACTTGTCTCTCATTTGAATCGAGGTCATAAAAAGTCAATATTGGAATACTGGAAAATAGAattgaaaagaaataaacagaagtcatgaatttgcattttacaatttatatattaaaatgtattcacatacATAACTTTTGGGGTATTCCCAgaaattaaagtttattaaacTTCTCTCTTTGAGGACAGTCACAACAAGCAGCTACTGTACATGTATGGCGGAAGACATATGTCTTTAAAATCTCTAGCTGTggttacaataaaataacatattttcaaCCCACAAATAAACCTGATACTCATTGTACCGTAAATGTTAGCTTAAATTACgcctaaaaatacattttcaggttCTTCAAGCTATTGTGCAAAGGCTGGCAAGATTGTCACAACAACTGGTACAGAGCTCTTACCCAAGAGACGTTTTATGGTCTTACAAACCATTGGAAGTCTATCACTTGAGTGTTGCATTTTTCTCCATTCATAGTGATAGAACAGTGGAATCTTGTTAGCTAATAATGTctattattttgtaaacattcatcTTATGTACCAGAGGAAATAATTTAATATCCTACAATGCCAAATCAACCAGCAAAatctgattaaaaaataataaagtgaatGAAAGTCTGTCAATTTACCTGTGGATGCCCCAATAGCTCCAATAAGAACGGAGGGAATAGCCATGATGATGCAACCGAAAGCAGCCAGGAAAGAGAGAACTTGAGCATAGGTAGCTGAAGAGGCAGAAAGAACCCGTTGAAAATACACCTGCCAGGGAATCCCCCCCAACATCTAGAAACAGAAAGGTCAATGTGAATATACAGACATGATACTAACATTTAACTCTACATATTTACTAATATGAACATCAAATGCTAACATCAGGATAAGAGTGACATGGTTGTGGCAGTATTACTGGATACATCTTATTTACACCCAACATCTCTTATATTTGGCTTTACTTCCTATGAATGATTGCATTGTTCAATTAAGTGAGAAATTAGGTTTGGCCCTCTGGAATGGACAATCTTATCTTTGCCAAATCCGTTTCTGACTCTCCAACCAATCATGCAACAGGGAGATGTCCACTCACCAGAAGACAGAAGTTGTCAGCCCACATCcatttgtcattgttttctatCTTCCCAAGCCACGCAGTCTGATTAGCAAAGAGCTGCTTCACTGCTGTCACTCCGATGTCAGACACCGCAGGGTTCGAGAGAGCAAAAGGAACACTCACCCACTGAAGAAAGAACACATTCtcctttattgtttattgttattttagtaTTATCTTTTGTTCTTTAgtcaattgtatttttttattttacaattaacagagatgtttaaaacatgattttaaaataaaaatgtaaaatacattttcattcatttatataccaatgcatatattttttttatctcttgtttatttcatttatgtgtGGCTGATTAGCTGTTGCTGTCAAACTTGAGATCAGACAGGCACCCTGTTCACAGAGCAGCTGAGGACATGCAGGTATGAATTAAGAGGGAAATGATGTCATTGCATCAATAACTTAACTTGTGTCTCTGAACCCACTTACCAGTCCTATAAAGATACAGAAGAGCTGGACAACATCAGTGTAGGCAACTGAGTAGAGACCTCCAACCAGCGTGTAGAAAATGGCAATAAGAGCCGAAATGACCACAGACATATTGATGTCGATGTCAATGATTACACTCAGTGTAGCACCTGTGATACACAGccaaaaataattgaattctTTAATtaattaagtttaatttaaaaaatgggTTTATTATTGAAAATACATACAGGACAAGTAAAAGTTTCACATTTAAACTTCTATCTATCGACAGCATCCCTTTCCTCCTTGTTTTTCTTACCAAGGGCAGATAAGATGGCGGCTGACCAGAATATTTCCCCCATTAGCGCAGGGATGAACAGCAGACCTCCCATCCTTTTGCCGTACAGTTGCTGGAAGGGGTCAAGCATGGTAACGTAACCCCGGGAGCGCATGGGTTTGGCAAAGAAAAGGCCACCttca harbors:
- the slc5a7a gene encoding high-affinity choline transporter 1; translated protein: MQIHVEGLVAIVIFYLLILFVGIWAAWKNKNSGVSEGIDRSETIMVGGRDIGLFVGAFTMTATWVGGGYINGTAEYVYLPGYGLAWAQAPFGYALSLVLGGLFFAKPMRSRGYVTMLDPFQQLYGKRMGGLLFIPALMGEIFWSAAILSALGATLSVIIDIDINMSVVISALIAIFYTLVGGLYSVAYTDVVQLFCIFIGLWVSVPFALSNPAVSDIGVTAVKQLFANQTAWLGKIENNDKWMWADNFCLLMLGGIPWQVYFQRVLSASSATYAQVLSFLAAFGCIIMAIPSVLIGAIGASTDWNQTSYGPIPPMQKDQSDMILPIVLQHLCPSYISFFGLGAVSAAVMSSADSSILSASSMFARNIYQLAFRQTASDREIVWVMRITIFVFGALATAMALLTGTVYGLWYLSSDLVYVIIFPQLISVLFVRGTNTYGSIAGYIFGLILRIGGGEPYLKLPPFIYYPGWTIEEKVHHVTHEVEYLVMQRFPFKTISMLASFLSNVAFSYLFKYLFESGTLSAKYDFLDAVVAKHSAEIMDKTTLVNRNIIGLNEMAPVKPRLSVTLAAAFSRKETLTEEDDSSPESPSHENE